The Deltaproteobacteria bacterium genome segment ACGAGGCCATCGAGGCCTTTGAGCAGGACACCGAACTGCATTCGGTCCTGGACCCCGAGTTCATCAAGCTGGTCCTGGCCGTGAAGAAGTACGAGGTGGAAACCGCCAGGGGGCAGTTCAAGGACTACGGAACCCCGGAATTCAACAACCGGGTTGATCCCTGGGAATGGGACTACTTCCTGGAACTGATCTAGGCCTGAAGCACTTTCACTCATCAGCGCGCAGCTTTCAGGAGAAGACATGTCCATCGCAATACCGGTCGTGGAACTGGCCGGAACACCATACGAGATAGGGCTTGGGCACGGCAGGGCCATGAAGGAACTGATCGTGTCGCTGACAACGTCCATCACCAGGGTGCATCAGCAAAACAACGCCCTGCTCAGGGTCGATCGCGAGTCCCTGGTCCTCTTTTGCATGAAGAACCTCGGGCAGCTCCAGAAGTTTTCGCCCGAGCTGGTGCTTGAGATGCGCGGCATCGCCGATGGCGCGGGCATCCCTTTCGAGGATGTGCTGTACCTAAACTGCTTTCTCGAACTGGAGGAGCTGCGGGCGCCGGAGCTTGGCGCGCGTCTGCTGCCCGACTCCCTGTGGGGATGCACCACCTTCAACGTGACCGGCCAGTCCGGGCTCGGAGGCCGGGCCTTCATCGGCCAGACCTACGACATGGAGAAGTTCTACGAGCCGTATCTCTGCCTGCTGCGGATCACCCCGCAGGAGGGGCCGGCTATGCTGGTGATCACCTTTGCCGGCATGCTCGGCGTCTGTGGCATGAACGCCCGGGGCCTGGGGGCGGTCATCAACAAGGTGGCGGCCACCGACGCCCGCCACGGGGTTATCTATCCGATTGTCATGCGCAAGGCGCTGGGTGCCGAGCGCGTGGGGGACGCCCTGGGGGCTATGATCTTCTCCCAGCGCGCCTCGGGCATCACCTACCAGTTGGCCGGGCAGGGCGTGGCCTTTTGCGTCGAGACCTCGGCCACGCGCTACCAGCTACTCCCCATCGACGGAGCTATCGCCCATACCAACCACTTCGTGGGCGACGAGATGCGCCGGTTCGAGACGGCCAACTGGCTCAGCCACGGCGGCTCCATGGTCCGCAAGCAGGTGGCCGACGCCTTCCTGGCGCGCCATCGGGGGAGTTTGGAATTCGAAAAGCTCAAGGAATTGACCTGCGATCACACCAACCACCCGCGCTGCATCTGCGCCCACGGCTTTCCCGGCGAGGCGGAGACCACCGCCTTTCACACCGTGTTCGGGGTGGTCATGGAGCCCGGGGCCGGAGTCATGGATCTGTGTCCAGGAAACCCCTGCGAAAACGGATATGTACGCCTCTCTTTGTAGGCGGCCATGTTGTTTCGGAATAGTGGATTGATATATTTGGATAAATCTATACCAGCCGAGGTGAATCGTGAAAATCGGGAATGAATCTGTTGAAGGTGCGTTGAAGGAGTTTGATGCTGGTGGCATGTCCCGCCGGGATTTTCTCAGGAAGATGTCCATCCTGGGCATCTCTGCCGTGGTGGCCAATGCCGTGGCTGTCTCGCCCCTTGGTGCGCTCAATGCCTACGCGGCCATCAAGGGTGCCGAGGACCGCGCCTGGGAGCTGGCCAAGGCGGCGGCCGCCAAGGCCGAGAAAAAGACACTGACCCTGCTCATCCCCACCGGCTCCATCGGCAACATGACCCCGTACGTGGACAAGTGGAAGAACGAGCTTGGCATCACCCTGGAATTCATTGAGGAGCCCGACGAGGTCGTCCACACCAAGGGCATGCAGGAGGCCGTGGCCAAGACCGGCCGCTACGACGTGATGATGCCCACGGCCATGTCCTACCCGGATTGGATCGACTCCGGCGTCATCTACGATCTGACCGAATGGACCGAAAAGTACGATCCCGAGCTTTTCAACAAGGATTGGGGCGTGGTCTTCCCGGCCAGCCATCATGCCCAGCTCTACAACGGGCGCGTGGCGGGCCTGCTCAACGACGGTGACCAGATCACGCTGCTGTGCCGCGACGACAAGCTCAAGGACCCGGCCAAGGTCAAGGCCTTTGAGGACAAGTTCGGCCGCAAGCTCGCCGTGCCCGACACCTGGGCCGAGTACCGCGACCTGGCCGAATTCATGCACGACCCGGCAAACGGATTTTACGGCAGCCTCGAATACCGTTCGCCCTACTATGTCAAGTGGATGTTCATGCAGCGCCTCGTGTCCAAGGGCGTACTCTACTTCGACGGCGACATGAATCCAACCTTCAACTCCGACGAGGGCGTCCAGGTACTCGAAGAGATGCTGGCCATGAACCAGTTCCTGCATCCCGACGCCTTCAGCTTCACCTGGTCCTCCAACTACAACGCCTTTGGCCGGGGCGAAGGCTTTATGAACATCGTCTGGCCGTCGGGCTTCAAGTATTCCAAGGCCCCGTCCACCGGCCCGGCCACCACCGGCAAGATCGCGGCCACGGTCATGCCCGCCGACTTCACCAAGGACGGCACCAAGGTATACGCGGGCCTGTTCTGCTGGGGCTACGGCTACGCTGTCTCCAAATACTCCGCCAACCCGGAGCTGGCCTACGCCTACGCCCAGTGGATGACCTCGCCCACCATCTCGGCCGACGCCATTCCCTACCTGGGCGGCTACTCCGATCCCTACCGCGTCAACCACATGCTCGCGCCCACCCAGCGGCTGATCGACACCTACTCCCCGGAGTACCTCAAGACCCTGTACGACAACATGGTCAACACCGTTCCCGACTTCTGTCTGCCCGGTGGATTCGAGTATCAGGACGCCCTGGACAAGCAGGTGCACGCATGCATGACCGGCGCCAAGAAGCCCAAGGACGCCCTGGCGGCCGCAGCCCAATCCTTTGAGCGCATCACCCGCCGCATCGGCAAGGACAAGGTACGCAAATCCTGGCTTTCCCTGGCCAAGAACTTGGCCGAACCCATCAGGAAGGCCAGCGGTGCGGACAAGTGGAGCTAACCGGTTGACAATCCGCTGCCGTCACCGGCCGAGCGGCCGGTGACGGCAGCATGAACCCCGCAAAGGATCACATGCTCAATATGCCAACAACCAAGCCGCTCCGCAACAAGCCGAGCGGTCTCAGCAACAGCGCCATTGCCCGGATGTTCACCCTGCCCGGGCAGGTGGTCTCCGTGTTGGTCCTGGTGGTGCCCCTCATGGTGGCCCTGTACATGAGCTTCACCGACTGGTCTCCGACGCGCGGGTCACTCTTCGATGCCGGGTTCGTCGGGTTTGAAAATTATAGCGAACTGCTCGTCTGGGACACGCGCTTTCTCTTCGCCGTGCTGCGCACCGTTCTCATCTCCGTGGTCTGCCTGAGTCTCGAATTCGTCCTCGGGCTGGGCCTTGCCGTGCTTTTCTTGCGTCGGTTCAGGGGAAAATCGCTGCTCTTTTCCGCCTTTCTCACGCCCATGATGATTCTGCCCGTGGTCGTGGGGTATATTTTCTGGATGCTCTTCCAGTCCAACGGCCCCATCAACCAGATGATCGAGTTCGTCTTCGGGGCCGAAGCCACGGTAGAGTGGTTCCGCAGTTCCACGGCGGCCATCATCGCCGTGATCGTCACCGAAGTATGGCACTGGACGCCGCTCTTCTTCCTTATTTTGCTCTCGGGCCTCAACGCCGTGCCCGAGAACCCGGTCAGGGCCGCGGTCATCCTGGGTGCCAACCCCCGCCAGGTGTTCTGGCGGGTGATCATGCCCACCCTCAAGCCGGTGATCATCGTGGCCTTCGTCATCCGGTCCATGGAGATCATCAAGCTCTTTGACGAGGTCTTCATGCTCACCCGCGGCGGCCCGGGATCAGCCACCGAGACCATCAGTCTCTACATCTACAAGCTGGCCTTCAACGACTTTCAGTTGGCGTACGGGGCGGCCGCCGCATTCATCGTGCTCGTCGGTTCCCTGCTGCTGGTTCACCTTCTGCTCGCCCCGGTGCGGGACCAACTCCTGGAGACCGAACGCTGATGCACGACAAGAATCTCTCCCCGCTGCAAGCGGTCATTTTGATGCTGGCCCTGGCCATAGTCCTCTTCCCGGTCTTCTGGATTCTGATGACGGCCATCAAACCGCCCACGGACTGGAACGCCTCGCCCGCCATCTGGATTCCCACGGAGCCGACCCTGGTCAACTTCCAGACCCTGTTCGATCCCGAGGCCCTGGGCAAATACGGCGTGGGCGGTGTCAGCCAGCCTGCCACCAAGGCCGTACTCGGCTCGCTCATGGCCACCATCGTGGCCACGGCCTTGTCCGTGACCATCGGCCTCTTCTCGGCCATCGGCATCTCGCGCTACAGCAGCGGCGGCAAGGCAACGCCCCTGATCATCCTCTCGGGGCGGATGTTTCCGCCAGCTGCCATCGCCGTGCCGTTTGTCATTATTTTTTCAAATGTCGGGCTCATCGACAGCTATGCCGGACTCATCGCCATCTACGTGGCCGTGACCTTGCCGTTCTCCACCTGGATGCTCAAGAGCTTCGTGGACGACCTTCCCCGGGAGATCGAGGAGGCGGCCATGATCGACGGCCGCTCCAAGCTCATGGCCCATCTGACAGTGACCATCCCGCTGATCAAGGGCGGGTTGTTCGCCACGACCATGTTCATCTTCATCCTAAACTGGTCGGAGTTCATGTTCGCCCTGGTGCTCTCCTATACCGACGTCAGCACCATCCCGGTACAACTGGCCAAGTATGTGACGGCCACGGCGGGCACCCTGTATGGCGTCCAGGCCGCCCTGGCCGTCCTGGCCATGATTCCGCTGGTCGTAGTGGGGTATCTCATCCAGTCGCATCTCGCCCGCGGCATGACCTTTGGAGCGATCAAGCAATGAGCAAGCCAAAACTCGAACTGGTCTCTCTACACAAGGAATACGACAACGGCTCGGTCATCGCGGTGGAGGACATCGACCTGCGTGTCGAGGCCGGGGAGACCGTGGCCTTGCTCGGTTCGTCCGGCTGCGGAAAGTCCACGACCCTGAACATGATCGTGGGCCTTGAGTCGCCCACTTCCGGTGACATCCAGATCGACGGCAAGTCCGTGGTTGCCGTGCCGGCCGGCAAGCGCAACGTGGGGCTCGTGTTTCAGGACTATGCAGTCTTCACATCCATGACCGTGCGCAAGAATCTCGCCTTTGGCCTAGAGGTGCGCGGCAAGTATGTGCTGGAGATCAACCGGGCGGTGGAGGCGGTGGCCGAACTGCTCGGCATGTCCGACAAACTGGAGGCCAAGGCCAAGGATTTGGGCGGTTCCGAATTGCAGCGGGTGGCCATCGGTCGGACCCTGGTCACCAAGCCCTCCATCCTGCTTCTGGACGAGCCCCTCTCCAACCTGGAGACTTCGGCCCGGCTGGCCATGCGCAAGGAACTGCGCCGGCTCCAGAGTGAAATCGGCCTGACCATCATCTATGTCACCCACGACCAGGTGGAGGCGCTCTCCCTGGCCGACCGCATCGCAGTCATGAACGCGGGCCGGATTCTTCAGATAGAGAAGGCCTCCACCATCTGCGCCAGGCCGGGGCACACATTCGTAGCCGGGTTCCTTGGCTCGCCGCCCATGAATCTGGTCCGGGGGAAGTTCGAGGAGAGCGGCGGCGAAGTGTTCTTCCGGCGCGGCGATTTTTCCCTGTCCCTCGGGGCAGGCGCGACTGTTCCGGAGGGCTACTTCACCTTGGGCATGCGTGCGGAGTCCATTCGTCTCGCCTCGGGTGCGGACGTCAGGTTCACCGGGCGGGTCATAATGCTTGAGCCGCGTGGCTCTGAGGCGGTGCTGACCGTGGACGTGGGCAAGAAGATGCTCAAGGTCGTGGTGCCGCCCCATGCCCGGCTGGCAGAGGGTGAAGTGGTTGGTCTGAATGTGGATCAGGAGTCCCTGCATTTCTTTGATGGCGATAGCAACCGCGCAACGAGCCTCGAATTTGCCGGGAGGATTTTTTGATGAACGATGCGGCTATGAACCGGCAACGCCACACCCTGTGCTTGGATGGTGTCAGCAAGCGTTTTCGAGCCACAAAGGCCCTTGACGAGGTCAGCTTCAAAGTGCCCGAGGGCTCACTGACGGTCATCCTTGGCTCTGCTGGGGCCGGCAAGACCACCACGCTGCGTCTCATCGCCGGGCTCGACAAACCCGACGCGGGGCGCATTGAGCTTGCGGGCAGCGATGTGGCCGGGTGGGAGCCCAAGGACCGCAACGTGGCCATGATTTTCGACAACTTGGCCCTGTATCCGGACAAGACCGGGTTCGACAATATCGCCAGTCCTCTGGTCATCCGGGGAGAGAATAGGGAGGTCATCAAGGGGCGGGTAGGCGAGATGGCCCGGACCCTCCAGATCACCCACATCATGAAACGGCTTCCCAAGACCATGAGCGGCGGCGAGCGTCAGCGAGTGGCACTGGGTCGAGCCCTTATCCGCACCCCGAACTTGTTTCTGCTCGACGAGCCGCTGTCGAGTCTGGACGCCAAGCTGCGCATTGAGCTGCGGGCCGAGCTGCGGCGCATGCAGCGTGAGCACGGCCATACCTTCCTGCTGGCCACGCCGGACTTCCACGAGGCCATGGGCATCGCTGACACTATCGTCATGCTTCGCGAGGGGCGGGTGGTTCAGATCGAAACGCCTCAGACCATGTACGACCAGCCCGCCGACCGGGAGGTGGCCGAGTTCATCGGCGCGCCCCGGATCAACCTGGTAGCGGCCAGTCATGATCCCGATACGGCCAGCCTACGCTTTGCCGGGGCGTGCGTGGATCTTCCGGTCCATCTGCGCAGGCTGCTTGGGCTTGCCTCGGCCGAGTTCGAGCTTGGAATTCGACCCGAGCATCTCCGGTTGGCCGACCCGGACAGTGCGTCCATTCGGGCCGAGCTGATCGATGTTGAGTCACTGGGACCTCGCTCGGTGATCACGGTGCGCAATGAGGCGGCGGAACTGCGCCTGCTGGTGGACAGCCTGGACACCGTTTCCCTCGAACTGCACAGTCCCGTTGGCGTCGAGCTGGCCCATGCCGCGAGGTTCCTCGCCTTTGATCCCGCCACAGGCAGGCGCATGCGCCCGGATGCGTAGCCCCAGAAGGCATGGCTTCGACCATCCTCCATCGAGAACACGATGATCAATATATTCATCACCTATCGCTGCAACCTTGCCTGCCGTTACTGCTTTGCCCGGGAGTTGATCGACGAATACCCGCAGGACATGGACGAGGTCCGGTTCGACACACTGCTCAGTTGGATGCGCAAAACCGCGCTCCCTGCCGCCGCCTTCATCGGCGGTGAGCCGACCCTGCACCCGGATCTGGCGGACATGATCGAGCGCACCACAGATGCCGGGATAGCACCAGTGCTTTTCACCAACGGCCTCTTCCGGCCCGGTCTGGCGGAACGACTTGCACCTTTGGTCTCCAACTTCGTGGTCAACTACAACGATCCGTCGCTGTACACCCCGGTCCAGCGCAATACCCTGCGCGCCACCCTGTCGCGGCTGCACGATTTGGGTGCACGGATCACTTTTTCCAAGAATTTTTCTCACGAGTGCTGTGAGTTCGAGTATCTGCTCAGTGGGTGCGAGGAGTATGGTGTGTCCTCGGTGCGGTATGACATCTCGCGGCCGAGCGCCAGCGCTGCCAATGATCACTTCACCAATGCCGAAATGGCTGGTATAATCTCGCACATCGTTCGTTTCGTGAAGGGATGCGAGGAGAGGGGCATCCGCACCGGCCTAGATTGCAGCGTCAGACTGTGCGACCTCAGGGTGGAGGATCGCAGCTATCTCGAGCGCGTGTCCATGAAGTTTACCGGCGTATGCCACCCGTCCATCGACGTGCACCCGGATCTGTCTGCCTCTTACTGCCTACCCATGAGTGACATTCGCGTGGCGGACGTGACCGCCTATCCCAACCGGGACGCACTGATGTGGCATTTTGCCGAGCTGGTGCGGCCAGTTCGTCAAGCCAGCGTCTCGGGCGAATGTTTTGATTGCCGGGATTTTATGCGGAGGTGCCAAGGCGGGTGCATGGCCCTCAATCGCTCGCAGTGCGACCGTCCCGATAGTCCAGCCTGTGCCCCCAACCTACCGGAGATCAAATGAAAACGAGCACGCAGCGGATCATCACGACCTGCACGCGGGACTGCCCCAATGCCTGCGGGTTGGTAGCCACGGTGGATGGCGGAAGGCTTATCAGGCTCGTTGGCGACCCGGACCACCCCCTAACCAGGGGAGTAGCCTGCCATAAGACGGCCAAGTATATTGATCGGGTATACAGCCCTGAACGTATCACCCACCCCATGATGCGCAGACAGGGCCGTTGGGAGCGGGCTACCTGGGACGAGGTCCTCGACCTCATCGCCGACCGGATACGCCGTATCGTGGAGGAGTCTGGACCTGAGGCCATTCTTTACTATCAAGGATATGGCGAGCGCACCGCGCTCAAGCTGCTCCACAGATATTTTTTCAATATGCTCGGCGGAGTGACGACCCTGCGGGGTTCGCTGTGCGGCGGGGCAGGGCAGGGGGCGCAAAATCTTGATTTCGGCGAGAGGGTGTCCCATGATCCCCTCGATCATCGCAACAGCCGCTCCATGGTGCTGTGGGCGAGGAACCCGGCCTCCACCAATATCTGCCTCGTGCCCATCATCCGCGATATCAGGAAGCGCGGCGGCTCGGTCATCGTCATCGACCCTGCGGGCACCAGATCTGCCGCCCTGGCCGATCACCACATCAGACCCAGGCCCGGCTATGACGGCTACTTGGCCATGGCTGCGGCCAAGCTCATCCTCTCGGCCGGGGGCGAGGACCGGGAATTTATCAATCACTTTAGCGAGGGTTATGAACGGTTCCGGGCCATTCTGGACCGTCATGGCGTGGCCGAGTTGTGCGCCATGGCCGGGGTGAGCACCACGGACGCCGTGATCCTGGCCAATACCCTCATGGCACAGAAGCCCACCTCCGTCCTGCTCGGCTGGGGGCTGCACCGCTATGAGAACGCCCATTACCTGATCCGAGCCGTGGATGCCCTTGGGGCTATAAGCGGCAACATCGGCGTGCCCGGAGGCGGCGTCAGCCAGGGTTTCGAGGAATACGGACCATTCGACCGGCACTACTGGGGCGACACCCTCAACCCGCCGCGCCGGACCCTGCTCATCGCCAGGGTGGGCGAGGAAATCCTCAACGCCGTGGACCCGAAAATCCGAATGATCTTCGTCACGGCGGCCAATCCGCTGTGCATGGCCCCCAACACGGCCAAGGTGGCCGAGGCCTTCGACAGCGCCGAGTTCGTGGTCTACTCCGGCCATTTCATGGACGACACGGCGGATCATGCCCAGGTTTTCCTGCCTGCTACGACCTTTCTGGAGGAGGACGACGTCACGGCCAGCTACGGCCACAACTATGTCGGGCCGGTCAACCGGGTCATCGAGCCGGTGGGCGAGTGCCGCTCCGAGTATCGCATGTTTCACGGGCTGGCGGCCCGGTTTCCCTTTGCGGATCGGTTCCGGCGGAACGAGGACGAGTGGCTGCGCGACCTGTGCGCGCCCATATGGGCTATGGGCTGCGATCTGCCCGCCCTGCGGCGCGGTGCATTCAGGCTTGATGCGCCCATGGTCCCCTACGCGGACCGGACATTCCCCACCCCCTCAGGCAAATTCCGCTTCATGACCGAATTCGAGCCCGGCGAGTTGCCGCGGCACGACCCGGAATATCCGTACCGCCTGCTGACCATCGCGCCCCATGGCTTCATCTGCTCGGAGCGGACCATGGCCGACCACGAGCCCCTCCCGATCATCATCCTCAACGCGCAGGAGGCCGCAAACAACGGGTTGCGCGACAACGACCCCGTGCTCGTGACCAGCCCTGTTGGCCGGGTCCGGGCCAAGCTTCAGGTGGACTTGGATCAGCGCCCTGACGTGGCCGTGACCGAGCGCGGCGGTTGGACCAAGGCGGGCCACGGGCTCAATCTGCTTACTCGGGATATGGTCAGCGCTGTGGGTCAGGGCACTCCCTTTTACGAAACGGCGGTGGCCATCACCCCTTGCCCGCAGGAGGGGGGCATGGGTGCGCGAGTTTTGGTGGTGCGGCATAGTCCCCATGCTCCAGGCGGGGTGTTTTGCAAAGAGTTGGAGCGGCTGGGCGCGATGCTGACCACAGTCAGTCCCCTCGAGGGCGATGCCCTGCCGCAGAGTCCGGACAACTATGAAGGGCTGGTGGTTCTTGGTGGCCCGCAGCACGCCTTTGACGACAAGGCCTCGCCGCATTTTGTGCCGCTGATGCGTCTGATGCGCGAGTTCGATGCAGCTGGCAGGCCTGTGGCGGGCATCTGCCTTGGGTGCCAGCTACTGGCCAGGGCTTACGGCGGCAAAACGTGGACCATGGACGGTCTCGAATTCGGCTTCATCACCCATCGGGTGACCAAAGCTGGCATGGCCGACCGCGTCATCGGCAGTGCCCTGCCGCTGCCGCCCCTGATGGAGTTTCACGAGGATTCCTTTGACCTGCCTGAAGGAGCTGAACTGCTTGTGATCGGAGACTTCTGCGCCAACCAGTGCTTTCGCATCGGTAACAATGCCTATGGATTCCAGTTTCACCTGGAGGTGGACTCGCGAATCGCGGACTATTGGATCACGGGCTTTCGTAATGGGGAGTTTGGCAATTACGCCGGGTATGTGGG includes the following:
- a CDS encoding acyl-CoA--6-aminopenicillanic acid acyl-transferase, coding for MSIAIPVVELAGTPYEIGLGHGRAMKELIVSLTTSITRVHQQNNALLRVDRESLVLFCMKNLGQLQKFSPELVLEMRGIADGAGIPFEDVLYLNCFLELEELRAPELGARLLPDSLWGCTTFNVTGQSGLGGRAFIGQTYDMEKFYEPYLCLLRITPQEGPAMLVITFAGMLGVCGMNARGLGAVINKVAATDARHGVIYPIVMRKALGAERVGDALGAMIFSQRASGITYQLAGQGVAFCVETSATRYQLLPIDGAIAHTNHFVGDEMRRFETANWLSHGGSMVRKQVADAFLARHRGSLEFEKLKELTCDHTNHPRCICAHGFPGEAETTAFHTVFGVVMEPGAGVMDLCPGNPCENGYVRLSL
- a CDS encoding extracellular solute-binding protein, translated to MSRRDFLRKMSILGISAVVANAVAVSPLGALNAYAAIKGAEDRAWELAKAAAAKAEKKTLTLLIPTGSIGNMTPYVDKWKNELGITLEFIEEPDEVVHTKGMQEAVAKTGRYDVMMPTAMSYPDWIDSGVIYDLTEWTEKYDPELFNKDWGVVFPASHHAQLYNGRVAGLLNDGDQITLLCRDDKLKDPAKVKAFEDKFGRKLAVPDTWAEYRDLAEFMHDPANGFYGSLEYRSPYYVKWMFMQRLVSKGVLYFDGDMNPTFNSDEGVQVLEEMLAMNQFLHPDAFSFTWSSNYNAFGRGEGFMNIVWPSGFKYSKAPSTGPATTGKIAATVMPADFTKDGTKVYAGLFCWGYGYAVSKYSANPELAYAYAQWMTSPTISADAIPYLGGYSDPYRVNHMLAPTQRLIDTYSPEYLKTLYDNMVNTVPDFCLPGGFEYQDALDKQVHACMTGAKKPKDALAAAAQSFERITRRIGKDKVRKSWLSLAKNLAEPIRKASGADKWS
- a CDS encoding sugar ABC transporter permease produces the protein MPTTKPLRNKPSGLSNSAIARMFTLPGQVVSVLVLVVPLMVALYMSFTDWSPTRGSLFDAGFVGFENYSELLVWDTRFLFAVLRTVLISVVCLSLEFVLGLGLAVLFLRRFRGKSLLFSAFLTPMMILPVVVGYIFWMLFQSNGPINQMIEFVFGAEATVEWFRSSTAAIIAVIVTEVWHWTPLFFLILLSGLNAVPENPVRAAVILGANPRQVFWRVIMPTLKPVIIVAFVIRSMEIIKLFDEVFMLTRGGPGSATETISLYIYKLAFNDFQLAYGAAAAFIVLVGSLLLVHLLLAPVRDQLLETER
- a CDS encoding carbohydrate ABC transporter permease, which codes for MHDKNLSPLQAVILMLALAIVLFPVFWILMTAIKPPTDWNASPAIWIPTEPTLVNFQTLFDPEALGKYGVGGVSQPATKAVLGSLMATIVATALSVTIGLFSAIGISRYSSGGKATPLIILSGRMFPPAAIAVPFVIIFSNVGLIDSYAGLIAIYVAVTLPFSTWMLKSFVDDLPREIEEAAMIDGRSKLMAHLTVTIPLIKGGLFATTMFIFILNWSEFMFALVLSYTDVSTIPVQLAKYVTATAGTLYGVQAALAVLAMIPLVVVGYLIQSHLARGMTFGAIKQ
- a CDS encoding ABC transporter ATP-binding protein; amino-acid sequence: MSKPKLELVSLHKEYDNGSVIAVEDIDLRVEAGETVALLGSSGCGKSTTLNMIVGLESPTSGDIQIDGKSVVAVPAGKRNVGLVFQDYAVFTSMTVRKNLAFGLEVRGKYVLEINRAVEAVAELLGMSDKLEAKAKDLGGSELQRVAIGRTLVTKPSILLLDEPLSNLETSARLAMRKELRRLQSEIGLTIIYVTHDQVEALSLADRIAVMNAGRILQIEKASTICARPGHTFVAGFLGSPPMNLVRGKFEESGGEVFFRRGDFSLSLGAGATVPEGYFTLGMRAESIRLASGADVRFTGRVIMLEPRGSEAVLTVDVGKKMLKVVVPPHARLAEGEVVGLNVDQESLHFFDGDSNRATSLEFAGRIF
- a CDS encoding ABC transporter ATP-binding protein — its product is MNDAAMNRQRHTLCLDGVSKRFRATKALDEVSFKVPEGSLTVILGSAGAGKTTTLRLIAGLDKPDAGRIELAGSDVAGWEPKDRNVAMIFDNLALYPDKTGFDNIASPLVIRGENREVIKGRVGEMARTLQITHIMKRLPKTMSGGERQRVALGRALIRTPNLFLLDEPLSSLDAKLRIELRAELRRMQREHGHTFLLATPDFHEAMGIADTIVMLREGRVVQIETPQTMYDQPADREVAEFIGAPRINLVAASHDPDTASLRFAGACVDLPVHLRRLLGLASAEFELGIRPEHLRLADPDSASIRAELIDVESLGPRSVITVRNEAAELRLLVDSLDTVSLELHSPVGVELAHAARFLAFDPATGRRMRPDA
- a CDS encoding radical SAM protein, producing MINIFITYRCNLACRYCFARELIDEYPQDMDEVRFDTLLSWMRKTALPAAAFIGGEPTLHPDLADMIERTTDAGIAPVLFTNGLFRPGLAERLAPLVSNFVVNYNDPSLYTPVQRNTLRATLSRLHDLGARITFSKNFSHECCEFEYLLSGCEEYGVSSVRYDISRPSASAANDHFTNAEMAGIISHIVRFVKGCEERGIRTGLDCSVRLCDLRVEDRSYLERVSMKFTGVCHPSIDVHPDLSASYCLPMSDIRVADVTAYPNRDALMWHFAELVRPVRQASVSGECFDCRDFMRRCQGGCMALNRSQCDRPDSPACAPNLPEIK
- a CDS encoding molybdopterin oxidoreductase, producing MKTSTQRIITTCTRDCPNACGLVATVDGGRLIRLVGDPDHPLTRGVACHKTAKYIDRVYSPERITHPMMRRQGRWERATWDEVLDLIADRIRRIVEESGPEAILYYQGYGERTALKLLHRYFFNMLGGVTTLRGSLCGGAGQGAQNLDFGERVSHDPLDHRNSRSMVLWARNPASTNICLVPIIRDIRKRGGSVIVIDPAGTRSAALADHHIRPRPGYDGYLAMAAAKLILSAGGEDREFINHFSEGYERFRAILDRHGVAELCAMAGVSTTDAVILANTLMAQKPTSVLLGWGLHRYENAHYLIRAVDALGAISGNIGVPGGGVSQGFEEYGPFDRHYWGDTLNPPRRTLLIARVGEEILNAVDPKIRMIFVTAANPLCMAPNTAKVAEAFDSAEFVVYSGHFMDDTADHAQVFLPATTFLEEDDVTASYGHNYVGPVNRVIEPVGECRSEYRMFHGLAARFPFADRFRRNEDEWLRDLCAPIWAMGCDLPALRRGAFRLDAPMVPYADRTFPTPSGKFRFMTEFEPGELPRHDPEYPYRLLTIAPHGFICSERTMADHEPLPIIILNAQEAANNGLRDNDPVLVTSPVGRVRAKLQVDLDQRPDVAVTERGGWTKAGHGLNLLTRDMVSAVGQGTPFYETAVAITPCPQEGGMGARVLVVRHSPHAPGGVFCKELERLGAMLTTVSPLEGDALPQSPDNYEGLVVLGGPQHAFDDKASPHFVPLMRLMREFDAAGRPVAGICLGCQLLARAYGGKTWTMDGLEFGFITHRVTKAGMADRVIGSALPLPPLMEFHEDSFDLPEGAELLVIGDFCANQCFRIGNNAYGFQFHLEVDSRIADYWITGFRNGEFGNYAGYVGQFGDEFFVAVRQRLPVLVAESEAWCRKVAAAWAAAL